The region CCCCTGCGAGCGGCCCGGCCCCACCGGCTCCGCCCGCGCAGCGCTGGGCCCCGGCCGCCCGCTCCGTGCCCGTGGGGTGTCTGGTCTAAATGCAGACTTGTTCCTCAGGGCTGGCCGTCGCCTGTAGCCAGCAGACACGCGTTTCTAGAACCACTCACGCATCCGTGAAACTGCTGTGTTTCAAACACGGGAGAAGCGGgtaacatttttgcttttaggGTAAAAGAATCAGTTCTGGCCCATGCGTGGGTCAGGCCATAATGTGACAGGGCGGGCAGGCCCAAGGCTGCTGTGTGCTTAGAGATCAGGCTCACCCACTtgcttctcccaggcagttctGGCAGGATAATGAGCTTTTTGTGCAGCTTCATCTGAggtttcttttgaccttttcttccttacttagGGCAAGGAGGTCACGCGTACCTGCGCGAATGGCTTTGGtgggcagggctgctgtgcaGTAAGTACCCGCTCTGAAACTGTAGCAAAACACACTTGAGACTGCGTTGGTCATTGTTTCCTgttgcttttatgttttattgttATGATAGTGGTATGactgcttgatttttttctgaggatATTGTTGATCTAATCATAACTCTAAAACATTCTAAAGTCTCATGCGTTACCAGCTTTCTCTGCAAAATAGGAGTTGAGGAGCTGGTCAGACTGGGTTGGGTTAAGTGCCTCTGGAAATGGCCTGCCCAGATGACGTAGTTATAATGGTGTATCCAGCACTATGGATTTAGTGCTACAGCAATTTCAGCagctttattttacatttttcaacATCAATAACCAGTTGTACTTTATTTGCCCTTTAAAAAGCTGTTCCAAGAGAAGAACATGATTTAGAAATACAAAACAGGTCAAAACTTCATTCGTCTTTGAGGAcattatggaaatatttttctgtggttACTGTTCAGCTGCATAGCCACGTGTGATTAAGGATCACGATGTGTAACTGTGAACCTTCTCTTCCCAAGAAAAAATCAGACCCTGCTTGTCCTTGTTGGGGCAGTTCTTTCATGGTTGTACCACATACCTCAGAGAAACAGGGAACGCTCAGGTGGAAACTGAGGCTCTCTTTTGACTGCACCCAAATTTGTATTATGCTGAATTGCACCTACTGTGATGCTCACCTGACAGAGTTTTTCTTGCAGTGGGAGTTGGAGAAGCTGCAAATTTTGCTGCCTATGCCTTTGCCCCTGCAACGCTGGTGACTCCACTGGGTGCTCTAAGTGTCCTTGTTAGGtaagcagctgcagaaacaccCTCACCTCACCTATACACCGTAGTGGTCAAAGCAGTTGCTCTGCTTTCCTCTATCTCTTCCCTCAGGTATTCCATCCTTTGGCCTAATTAgggttttttagtttgtttgggtttttttactatCTTTCAGTGCAGTTCTGTCTTCCATCTTCCTGAATGAGCAGCTGAATGTTCATGGAAAGATTGGCTGCATCCTCAGTGTCCTGGGTTCCACGGTGATGGTGATCCATGCTCCGCAGGAAGAAGAGGTTTCCAGCCTGGAGTCAATGGCAGAGAAGCTCAAAGATCCAGGTACTTAAATAGAAGAGGTCTTGCCAGCTTCAGGCTTGGAAATGACAGTAGCAGTAGGATACAACTTGACTGGATTGGGAGGACTGAACTAAAGGTTAACTGAgctgtttcttgttctgtgcacGAGTGGAGGAAACATTCCCCTGTGTCAAGGAGAGCTTGTGGGTTGCCTTCTATGGTGGGAAAAGGCTGGGGTTTCCACACCCTAAATGTGAAAGATTGCTGTCAGTCAAACAGAATCTCATACACGTGGTTGGAGGATTTACACCTTCTTAGCTACCTCAAAACATAGGAGGACATGTCATCTTCAGAATGGCTTTTTAGGACTGTCAGGTCCTCTTGACCCTGGATGAAAAAAGCAGAAGGGAACCCCACTTCACAGCGAGGGAGTCTGGGGGGTGCTCCCAAGTCAGTCTGTGTGGAAGCAAGGATGAGAACTTGGGTTATTAAGTTACCAAGTGTGgcttttttgtactgcctgtgAGGTATAGATGCAAAAAGTGAAGTGCATGGGAATTAGCTGCAGGTGTCAGCAGAAGGGGTTGGCCTGTGGCAGTGCTGGGACAGGCGAGGAAATCCCTGCACATGAGGGTGCAGTGGTGGCTGAGGGAAAACAGGATGAACTTCAGCCCAAGATGAATGAGTGATTCAAGTTATGCCCAAGGTCATGTGGTGCTGATATTTATGTTAGAGGATGAATCAAGTTGCAAGGACATGATTTGGGCAATAGCATGGACGGCAGAATAAGCCACAGGAAATGGAGGAAGGAAGCATGgggagaagagcagagcagagcaacaGGTAGATGCTGCTGCTCATTAGAGGGAGCGCTCTGGCAGGGCCTCGCACTCCTGTGATGTGGCACTTTCCTCTTTATCCCACTGCAGCCCGCAGAGTTCAGCTAGAGCTTCCTGAGCCTTCTGCCACCCTCTTGGGCATCTCCCTTGTCTTCCTGGTCAGCAAGCCCCCCCACCTCCAACAGCGCCTGCCTCTGTCCCTGCCTCTTCTAGTATGGGCAGCTGTATCCTGACAGGCTGACTCGTGGGGTGATGCTGTGATCAGCACTATAAAGAGTTGCTGTCCTCTCTGCAGTTTTGCTCAGGCTGGAGGGGAACTCTGCATCCCAACCCCAGCCCCTACAGGTGGAAGTTGAAAAGACCAGACTGGTGGGGCACTTACCCTTCTGTCCTCTGTCTCTAATTGCTGTTCAGTTACATGTCACTGGTGCTGTTGTTCTCTGACAGAGCTCTTTAATTCTGCTTTCCCCAAGGATTCATTGTATTTGCTGTGTGTATCCTGGTGAGCTCCCTTCTACTTATCTTTGTGGCTGGACCACGTTACGGACAGAGCAACGTCTTGGTTTATGTTTTGGTCTGCTCTGCCATCGGCTCACTTTCAGTGTCCTGTGTCAAAGGCTTGGGGATTGCCCTGAAAGAACTGTTTTCTGGGAAGCCAGTCCTGAAAGAACCACTGGGCTGGGTGCTCCTCGTGTGCCTGGTGATCTGCATCAGCGTCCAGATCAACTACCTGAACAAAGCCTTGGACATCTTCAACACATCTGTGGTCACACCCATATACTACGTGCTGTTCACCACAGCAGTCATGATGTGCTCTGCCATCCTCTTCAAGGAGTGGCAGCACATGGTGCTGGACAACATCATTGGCACCATCAGCGGCTTCCTCACCATCGTGTCCGGCATCTTCCTCCTGCACGCCTTCAGGGACATGCCCTTCACCCCCGacctcctgcccctcttcctgcagcaaggcagggcagagctgcaggccACGTGGAGGAGTGCAGACAGACACCAGTCATGTCAGCACCAGCCTCTTCTGTCCTCAGAGGACAAAGGTTCTCAGagcacagaggaggaagaggaggaaggtgggAGCATGTGAGGAAGCCTCTGAACTGCAAGCTGTCTGCTCCCACTGCTGAGCAGCCTCACTGCAAGGCTGAACATGCTgcctcagctgctgccagctACTGCTGCGCTAGCAGGAGTTGGCAGTTACTCTCTACCTGCCCCAGGCAGGAGATATGTGACCTGTCACTGCCGGGAGGCTGACAGGGACAGCAGCCTCCTGCGGCTACAGACAGGAGCCCTGGGAACTGCCCAGTTCCTGGGATCTGGTGCCTCTTCACTGTTCTCTTACATGAAGAATTGATCAGCCTTCGTCAGGACACAGGCGCTGGCTGTGTGGAGGCCTGCAGCGCTAACATGGTGCTAACCTTACTGAATGTGAAGACCAGCCATTCGGGCAGGCCTTAcggcatttttttaaaactatacATAGAAGACTAACAGTTTCAAAATAATCTAATGTGGTGCTAAGGTTACATAGAGAGAAGATGGATGTCCGGCTTTAAAGGTGACATACTCGAAATATTAATTCAAAAATTCCTGTCAAGtacttgttttcctcactcTGCTAGAATTTATTTACAGATGCACATCCAAGAACAGAATACAATGAAAACT is a window of Columba livia isolate bColLiv1 breed racing homer chromosome 12, bColLiv1.pat.W.v2, whole genome shotgun sequence DNA encoding:
- the LOC102091361 gene encoding magnesium transporter NIPA2 isoform X2, which gives rise to MGVGEAANFAAYAFAPATLVTPLGALSVLVSAVLSSIFLNEQLNVHGKIGCILSVLGSTVMVIHAPQEEEVSSLESMAEKLKDPGFIVFAVCILVSSLLLIFVAGPRYGQSNVLVYVLVCSAIGSLSVSCVKGLGIALKELFSGKPVLKEPLGWVLLVCLVICISVQINYLNKALDIFNTSVVTPIYYVLFTTAVMMCSAILFKEWQHMVLDNIIGTISGFLTIVSGIFLLHAFRDMPFTPDLLPLFLQQGRAELQATWRSADRHQSCQHQPLLSSEDKGSQSTEEEEEEGGSM
- the LOC102091361 gene encoding magnesium transporter NIPA2 isoform X1, producing MGAAGGRAGFSVGLGLALASSAFIGSSFILKKKGLLRLCRRGRVRAGQGGHAYLREWLWWAGLLCMGVGEAANFAAYAFAPATLVTPLGALSVLVSAVLSSIFLNEQLNVHGKIGCILSVLGSTVMVIHAPQEEEVSSLESMAEKLKDPGFIVFAVCILVSSLLLIFVAGPRYGQSNVLVYVLVCSAIGSLSVSCVKGLGIALKELFSGKPVLKEPLGWVLLVCLVICISVQINYLNKALDIFNTSVVTPIYYVLFTTAVMMCSAILFKEWQHMVLDNIIGTISGFLTIVSGIFLLHAFRDMPFTPDLLPLFLQQGRAELQATWRSADRHQSCQHQPLLSSEDKGSQSTEEEEEEGGSM